The Chloroherpetonaceae bacterium genome window below encodes:
- a CDS encoding SDR family oxidoreductase, which produces MLYTIITGASSGIGKCFAEQYAQKRKNLLLISRSAEKLLELADRIKRENQIDVKILALDLSKPESAEVVKDFCQTSKIEVEILINNAGFGLLGSFAYQKLKTYEEMIELNISTLVKLTHLFLPEMISRKSGGVINVASTGAFQAVPYLTVYAATKAFVLSFSEGLNEELDGTGVTVTALCPGTTETNFFEVAKHDPSKMLLPMEKPEQVVRVGIQAFEAGSSKVISGIFNKVMIHTERLFPRHIVSKIAAFVFNPTRK; this is translated from the coding sequence ATGCTTTATACCATAATAACAGGGGCTTCTTCGGGGATTGGAAAGTGTTTTGCTGAGCAGTATGCCCAAAAAAGAAAAAATCTGCTGTTAATCTCTCGTTCTGCAGAAAAGCTTCTTGAACTAGCTGACCGTATTAAACGAGAAAATCAAATTGATGTGAAAATTCTTGCGTTAGATCTTTCAAAGCCTGAATCAGCTGAAGTTGTAAAGGACTTTTGCCAGACTTCAAAAATTGAGGTTGAAATTCTGATCAATAATGCCGGTTTTGGGCTTTTGGGCTCTTTTGCCTATCAAAAACTCAAGACTTATGAAGAAATGATTGAATTGAACATTTCGACTTTAGTTAAACTAACACACTTATTTCTTCCTGAGATGATTTCAAGAAAATCAGGCGGGGTAATCAATGTAGCTTCAACAGGTGCCTTTCAGGCAGTTCCATATCTAACCGTTTATGCAGCAACAAAGGCATTTGTGCTCAGTTTTTCTGAGGGATTAAACGAAGAACTTGACGGAACCGGAGTAACCGTTACGGCACTTTGCCCCGGAACGACCGAGACGAATTTCTTTGAAGTAGCCAAGCATGACCCATCAAAAATGCTTTTACCAATGGAAAAGCCTGAACAAGTGGTACGAGTTGGAATTCAAGCATTCGAAGCAGGGAGTTCAAAAGTGATTTCTGGGATTTTCAACAAAGTGATGATTCATACAGAACGCCTTTTCCCAAGGCACATCGTCTCGAAAATTGCAGCGTTTGTTTTCAATCCTACGAGGAAGTAA
- a CDS encoding response regulator, with amino-acid sequence MANDKKAAADILIVDDQEIILKLLEETLKTEGYSVRMAMNGIEALAAVESNRPDLIITDMLMPKMNGCDMVSKLKESSETRLIPTIMLTGLFDFENKVRALDIGVDDFLGKPFNRIELITKVRALLKTKAYIDQLENAESVIVTLALSIEGRDPYTNGHCHRLADYGIKLGKKIGLEEWQVEAVRKGGFLHDIGKIAVSDSILLKPGKLTAEEYEIMKIHPEEGEKICKPLKSLAPVLPIIRGHQERWDGKGYPDNLQGSNIPITARVIATVDFYDALNTVRPYKRALSHHESIDLMRKETQENKWDPNLMSVFLEMLSSGEFDKAYHEIVPVKYEFA; translated from the coding sequence ATGGCGAATGATAAAAAAGCGGCAGCCGATATTTTGATTGTTGATGATCAGGAAATCATTCTCAAACTTCTTGAAGAGACGCTTAAGACTGAAGGCTATAGCGTGAGAATGGCGATGAATGGTATTGAAGCACTTGCGGCTGTCGAATCAAATCGTCCTGATTTGATAATTACAGACATGTTGATGCCCAAAATGAATGGGTGTGATATGGTTTCAAAGTTAAAGGAATCGTCAGAGACTCGGCTGATTCCTACGATTATGTTGACAGGTCTATTTGATTTTGAAAATAAAGTTCGCGCACTTGATATCGGTGTTGATGATTTTTTGGGAAAGCCTTTTAATCGTATTGAATTAATTACTAAAGTACGTGCGCTGCTTAAAACCAAGGCTTATATCGATCAATTGGAAAATGCTGAATCAGTAATTGTCACGCTTGCACTTTCTATTGAAGGCCGAGATCCATACACCAACGGGCATTGCCATCGATTGGCAGATTACGGGATTAAACTAGGAAAGAAAATCGGCTTAGAAGAATGGCAAGTGGAAGCGGTGCGAAAAGGCGGTTTCTTACATGATATAGGAAAAATTGCAGTTTCAGATTCGATTCTCTTAAAGCCCGGAAAGCTGACTGCTGAAGAGTATGAGATAATGAAAATTCATCCCGAAGAAGGAGAGAAAATTTGCAAACCACTAAAATCACTTGCGCCTGTATTGCCAATTATTCGGGGGCACCAAGAGCGGTGGGATGGTAAAGGTTATCCTGACAATCTTCAGGGATCGAATATTCCGATTACCGCACGCGTAATTGCTACTGTGGATTTTTATGATGCCTTGAACACCGTTCGCCCATATAAGCGAGCCCTTTCTCATCATGAATCCATTGATTTAATGCGCAAAGAAACTCAAGAGAATAAGTGGGATCCAAACCTCATGAGTGTTTTTTTAGAAATGCTATCATCAGGTGAGTTCGATAAAGCATACCACGAAATTGTACCGGTCAAATATGAATTTGCTTAA
- a CDS encoding NAD(P)/FAD-dependent oxidoreductase, which yields MVAPSEIPDITIIGAGPTGLFGAFYAGLRAMKVRIVDSLSDIGGQLTALYPKKLIYDVAGYPKVLAEDLVKSLYEQAAQYNPEVITNTKIEKLEKVGEVFHLTTETGEVLFSKTVLIAAGVGAFTPRKLESENLSQWENKGLYYFVKDPTVFYGRKLLVVGGGDSAMDWAMALAPHSNMLLIHRRDKFVAHEDSVKKVKELGVPIRTYWELKTINGENGLLKSAVIFNNKTNEEEVIEADAVLCNLGFLTNLGPIKHWGLEIQGNGIKVDHNMGVGINGVYAAGDVAAHSAKLKLIATGFGEAAIAVNHAKTVIDPHASFFPGHSSNKDDKKEEKHAEKVA from the coding sequence ATGGTCGCACCATCAGAAATACCTGATATTACCATTATTGGTGCGGGGCCAACAGGTCTTTTCGGTGCTTTTTATGCCGGGCTTCGTGCTATGAAGGTTCGGATTGTCGATAGTCTTTCAGATATCGGTGGGCAGCTAACGGCATTGTATCCCAAAAAATTGATTTATGACGTTGCGGGTTATCCCAAAGTTTTGGCTGAAGACTTGGTAAAAAGTCTTTATGAGCAAGCCGCTCAATACAACCCTGAAGTGATAACCAACACCAAGATTGAAAAACTTGAAAAGGTTGGTGAGGTTTTTCATCTTACCACCGAAACTGGAGAAGTATTATTTTCTAAAACGGTGTTAATCGCAGCCGGTGTGGGTGCGTTTACGCCCCGTAAATTGGAATCCGAAAATCTCTCGCAATGGGAAAACAAAGGGCTTTACTACTTTGTTAAGGATCCAACAGTTTTTTATGGAAGAAAGCTTCTCGTCGTCGGAGGCGGAGATTCGGCAATGGATTGGGCTATGGCACTCGCTCCACATTCGAATATGTTGCTGATTCACAGAAGAGATAAGTTTGTTGCACATGAAGACAGCGTAAAAAAAGTAAAAGAACTTGGCGTGCCGATTCGAACCTATTGGGAGCTAAAGACAATTAATGGTGAAAACGGTCTCTTAAAATCTGCAGTTATTTTCAATAACAAAACCAATGAGGAAGAGGTCATTGAAGCCGATGCCGTACTGTGCAACCTTGGGTTTTTAACCAATCTCGGCCCGATTAAGCATTGGGGGCTTGAGATACAAGGCAATGGAATTAAGGTTGATCATAATATGGGAGTTGGTATAAACGGCGTTTATGCTGCCGGCGATGTTGCGGCACATTCAGCCAAGTTAAAGCTTATTGCGACCGGCTTCGGCGAGGCCGCTATTGCCGTTAATCATGCCAAAACCGTAATTGACCCGCATGCTTCGTTCTTTCCGGGTCACAGCAGCAATAAAGACGATAAAAAAGAAGAAAAGCATGCTGAAAAAGTGGCATAA
- a CDS encoding polyprenol monophosphomannose synthase: MALRFRMDKPVENFELPTSFPPSVDIAIGKTLIIIPTYNEAENIPMVVGLVMSLEIPGLDILIIDDNSPDGTGSIVEEMMKKNKHLFLLRRPGKMGLGTAYVAGFRYAIQHEYDYVMEMDADLSHDPKMIPNFLSAIKEADLVIGSRYLDRVANVVNWPISRLILSKGASLYTRMITGMPIQDPTGGFKCFRRKVLESINLDEVRSGGYSFQIEMNFKTWSKGFQVREIPIVFFDRTVGKSKMSRKIILEAMWMVWALKFKQLLGRL; this comes from the coding sequence ATGGCATTGAGATTCAGAATGGATAAACCCGTTGAAAATTTTGAGTTACCTACATCTTTCCCTCCTAGTGTGGATATAGCGATTGGAAAAACCCTTATTATTATACCGACTTACAACGAGGCTGAGAATATTCCAATGGTTGTTGGGTTAGTCATGAGCCTTGAAATTCCCGGGCTTGATATCCTAATCATCGATGATAACTCTCCAGACGGTACAGGATCAATTGTCGAAGAAATGATGAAAAAGAATAAGCATCTTTTTCTTTTGCGCAGGCCGGGAAAAATGGGCTTAGGAACGGCTTACGTGGCCGGCTTTCGATATGCCATTCAGCATGAGTATGATTATGTTATGGAGATGGATGCCGATCTTTCACATGACCCTAAGATGATTCCTAATTTCTTATCAGCGATAAAAGAAGCAGACCTTGTTATTGGCTCTCGCTATTTAGATCGGGTTGCAAATGTCGTGAATTGGCCGATCTCGCGGCTCATTCTATCAAAGGGTGCTAGCCTTTATACGAGAATGATAACTGGCATGCCGATTCAAGATCCGACCGGAGGATTCAAATGTTTTCGCCGTAAAGTGTTGGAATCAATAAACTTAGATGAAGTTCGCTCCGGCGGTTATTCGTTTCAAATTGAAATGAACTTCAAGACTTGGTCAAAGGGTTTTCAGGTTCGCGAAATCCCTATTGTTTTTTTTGATCGGACGGTTGGCAAATCAAAAATGTCTCGAAAGATAATTCTTGAAGCGATGTGGATGGTTTGGGCATTAAAATTTAAGCAACTCTTAGGAAGGCTGTGA
- a CDS encoding TIGR00282 family metallophosphoesterase: MKTINIFMMADVVGQPGVELVCKLLKGYIQKFDIHFALCNGENAYNGKGMSLEILHQLRTAGVDVITGGNHIWDNFKFHETLKVEPHVLRPQNYPKGTYGTGMGTFNLPNGLGKIAVLNLQGRTFMYTIDCPFRTADWALDRLRKETKYIIVDMHAEASAEKAALGLYLDGRVSVVMGSHSHVQTADERILPKGTGFCTDIGMTGPYESVVGMVSKTAIDRFIYQTPHKYECATSDVHLTAMVIKLDPETGKCVHLERVTFPEFTKSLIGKNAPKPETTRAAQTAI, translated from the coding sequence ATGAAAACCATCAATATTTTTATGATGGCCGATGTTGTCGGTCAGCCGGGCGTTGAACTTGTTTGCAAATTACTAAAAGGATATATCCAAAAATTTGATATTCATTTTGCCCTTTGCAATGGAGAAAATGCCTATAACGGAAAAGGAATGAGCCTCGAAATTCTCCACCAATTACGTACTGCAGGTGTTGATGTCATTACAGGCGGAAATCATATTTGGGATAACTTTAAATTTCATGAAACCTTAAAAGTTGAACCACATGTCCTCCGTCCGCAAAACTATCCGAAAGGAACTTATGGTACCGGTATGGGGACTTTCAACTTACCAAATGGTCTTGGGAAAATTGCGGTCCTCAACCTTCAGGGAAGAACTTTTATGTACACGATTGATTGCCCTTTTCGCACTGCCGACTGGGCCTTGGATCGGCTGCGAAAGGAAACCAAGTATATCATTGTCGATATGCACGCTGAAGCCTCTGCTGAAAAAGCAGCTCTTGGTTTGTATTTGGATGGACGCGTTTCCGTTGTTATGGGTTCACATTCTCACGTTCAAACAGCCGATGAACGGATTCTTCCCAAAGGAACAGGTTTTTGTACAGATATTGGTATGACAGGCCCATATGAATCTGTGGTTGGAATGGTGTCTAAAACTGCGATTGATCGATTTATTTATCAAACCCCGCACAAATATGAATGTGCCACCAGCGATGTTCATCTTACTGCAATGGTAATTAAGTTAGATCCTGAAACGGGAAAATGTGTTCACCTTGAACGGGTTACTTTTCCTGAATTTACCAAATCGCTCATTGGAAAAAATGCACCAAAGCCTGAAACGACAAGGGCTGCTCAAACTGCGATTTAG
- a CDS encoding glycosyltransferase produces MTLSIVIVSYNVRDFLEQCLKSVIKSSLGIKAEIFVVDNNSADGTIPMLRTKFSSHPEIDIHLILNQENLGFARANNQALKRCKGRYILVLNPDTLLSEDTLRKMIEFMEKPESKQIGASGCKLLNADGTFQLSCRRSFPSPEVSLYKLLGLSSLFPKSPRFAQYNLTFLSENETYEIDALMGAFMFLRREVLETVGLFDETFFMYGEDLDWCYRIKKGGWKIVYFHETQIIHYKGESTKKQSFNYVLQFYEAMLIFVKKYYNSSSWFVFILTLGIYLRASLSVVKRILDSLFFPILDAFFLTLSIVIGFFIKFYVLKHSGYPEEFLLIVLPSYLAVWMMCFLSFGVYRASKIWALKTLWLALFAGFILSSSITFFFNQFAFSRIGLATSFILALFFLSSWRLIAKLGSAQKSGSGGLLKRAAIFGTSEKALTLFDRMNQLPTPRSRVVGFISSEPLISFDALADFETKIQRLGKEAPPLLGSKNQLKEVVRVNKISEILITPSSVSNTEILTLISQLKDSSLDFRFVSEDLDVIISKGSIDPLSPEPLSSLGQEIGMQSIEYNLLRPESRFTKRLFDLMIFPLVLILSPLIWLRGRKDIFIKLWFVFTGRMTFVGASHSVQMSSKNGLYVGKEGVWTLSKLSGKTGDQAENTDVYYAKNSTRFLDLEILFKSILLNE; encoded by the coding sequence ATGACGCTTTCTATCGTCATCGTAAGTTACAATGTTCGAGATTTTTTAGAACAATGCTTGAAGAGCGTTATTAAGTCATCTCTCGGAATTAAGGCAGAGATATTTGTTGTCGATAATAATTCTGCGGATGGTACGATTCCTATGTTACGAACCAAATTCTCTTCCCACCCGGAAATCGATATCCACCTAATACTGAATCAAGAAAATTTAGGCTTTGCTCGTGCCAATAATCAGGCTCTTAAAAGATGTAAAGGAAGATACATTTTGGTATTAAATCCTGATACATTGCTTTCTGAGGATACGCTCCGTAAGATGATTGAATTTATGGAGAAACCTGAGTCAAAACAGATTGGCGCTTCGGGATGCAAATTGCTCAATGCCGATGGTACTTTTCAACTTTCGTGCCGAAGGTCATTTCCAAGCCCTGAGGTTTCACTTTACAAACTTCTTGGACTATCCTCTCTTTTTCCTAAAAGTCCTCGCTTCGCGCAGTACAATCTTACCTTTCTTTCTGAAAATGAGACATACGAAATTGACGCCTTAATGGGCGCTTTTATGTTTTTAAGACGAGAAGTTTTAGAGACTGTGGGGCTTTTCGATGAAACTTTTTTTATGTACGGAGAAGACCTTGATTGGTGTTACCGAATAAAAAAAGGTGGATGGAAGATTGTTTATTTCCACGAAACTCAAATTATCCACTATAAAGGGGAGAGTACAAAAAAGCAAAGCTTCAACTATGTTCTTCAGTTTTATGAGGCGATGCTCATTTTTGTGAAAAAATATTACAATTCCTCGAGTTGGTTTGTTTTCATTCTCACGCTTGGAATTTATTTGAGAGCATCTTTATCTGTTGTCAAGAGAATTTTGGATTCGCTCTTTTTCCCTATCCTTGATGCGTTTTTCCTTACGCTTTCAATCGTCATAGGTTTTTTCATTAAGTTTTATGTTTTAAAGCATAGTGGCTATCCGGAAGAATTTTTGTTAATCGTACTTCCATCATATTTGGCTGTGTGGATGATGTGTTTTTTAAGTTTTGGTGTTTACCGAGCCTCAAAGATATGGGCACTTAAAACACTTTGGTTAGCACTTTTTGCAGGGTTTATACTTTCTTCTTCAATAACATTTTTCTTCAATCAGTTTGCTTTCTCTCGAATTGGTCTCGCAACCAGTTTTATCCTTGCGCTATTCTTTCTCTCATCTTGGAGACTAATCGCCAAACTTGGCTCTGCTCAGAAAAGCGGTTCAGGGGGTTTATTAAAAAGAGCCGCAATATTTGGCACTTCTGAAAAGGCATTAACTCTTTTTGATAGAATGAACCAACTTCCAACCCCTCGCTCCCGAGTGGTTGGTTTTATTTCCAGTGAACCTTTAATCTCATTTGATGCATTGGCTGATTTTGAAACTAAAATTCAGCGGTTAGGAAAAGAAGCACCCCCACTTCTTGGCTCAAAAAATCAACTTAAGGAAGTGGTTAGAGTCAATAAGATTTCAGAAATATTGATTACACCCTCAAGCGTAAGTAATACAGAAATATTAACTTTAATCTCACAATTAAAAGATTCCTCCCTTGATTTCAGGTTCGTTTCTGAAGATTTGGATGTCATTATCAGTAAAGGAAGTATTGATCCTTTAAGCCCTGAACCTTTATCAAGTTTAGGTCAAGAAATCGGGATGCAATCGATAGAGTATAATTTACTTCGCCCTGAATCTCGTTTTACAAAACGGTTATTTGATTTAATGATTTTTCCTCTCGTTTTGATTCTTTCACCACTCATTTGGCTTCGAGGTAGGAAAGATATATTTATTAAACTTTGGTTTGTTTTTACGGGAAGGATGACTTTTGTTGGCGCAAGTCACTCTGTTCAAATGAGTTCCAAAAATGGATTATATGTAGGAAAAGAAGGCGTATGGACACTTTCAAAGTTGAGCGGTAAAACCGGTGATCAAGCAGAGAACACCGATGTGTATTATGCCAAAAATTCCACTCGGTTTCTTGACCTTGAAATTCTATTTAAATCAATTCTCTTAAATGAATGA
- a CDS encoding exopolyphosphatase, with product MSNQIKVLTRADLDGLVCAVFLKNTENIQEVRFSEPKFVQDGEIEIDSNDILANLPYDKRCGMWFDHHIANVKPKEFKGAFKNAPSAARVIYDYYLPDFPVLARYEELLHHTDKIDSANLTYAEVIEPSGYLILSMTIDGKYHEDKPYWLHLIDLMMEKTIDEIMADAEVKKRVDSFKESNLQFMEAVRDNSKVEKNVLITDLRKFDELPNGNRYYLYAFQAATNISLKLTNDRERPGFVSIGVGYNIFNKTANINVGELMKKYGGGGHKAVGSTRVKKDDADRVVQEMLKYLVQ from the coding sequence ATGAGCAATCAAATAAAGGTTTTAACTCGCGCAGATTTAGATGGTCTTGTTTGTGCAGTTTTCTTAAAAAATACAGAGAACATTCAAGAAGTTCGCTTTTCAGAACCAAAGTTTGTTCAAGATGGAGAGATTGAAATTGATTCAAACGATATTTTAGCGAACCTTCCATACGATAAGCGATGCGGAATGTGGTTTGATCATCATATCGCAAATGTAAAACCTAAGGAATTCAAAGGTGCATTTAAGAATGCCCCAAGTGCAGCTCGCGTGATTTATGATTATTACCTTCCCGATTTCCCTGTACTGGCGAGGTATGAAGAACTTTTGCATCACACCGATAAAATTGATTCCGCGAATCTGACCTATGCGGAAGTTATCGAACCGTCAGGATATTTAATTTTATCAATGACCATTGATGGAAAATATCATGAAGACAAACCCTATTGGCTCCATCTAATTGACTTGATGATGGAAAAAACAATTGATGAGATTATGGCCGATGCCGAGGTCAAAAAGCGTGTCGATTCTTTTAAGGAGAGCAATCTTCAGTTTATGGAAGCAGTTAGAGATAATTCAAAGGTTGAAAAAAATGTCCTGATTACAGACCTTCGAAAATTTGATGAACTTCCAAACGGAAATCGCTACTACCTTTATGCATTTCAAGCTGCAACAAATATCTCGTTGAAGTTGACGAACGATCGTGAAAGACCGGGGTTTGTATCGATTGGCGTGGGCTACAACATTTTTAACAAAACGGCAAATATCAATGTCGGTGAACTGATGAAAAAGTATGGCGGCGGCGGACACAAAGCCGTTGGGAGCACGAGGGTCAAGAAAGATGATGCCGACAGAGTTGTTCAAGAAATGTTAAAATATCTGGTGCAGTAA
- a CDS encoding ATP-binding cassette domain-containing protein: MAALIRLHNVSLKRGNKVIFDHLDFELGRGEFVYIIGASGAGKSSFLKLLYAETKPDEGEIHVGKFEISKLRKSEIPFLRRNLGIVFQEFRLLFDRNVYENVAFVLEVTGVGSKDISRKVNEALSEVGLLSKKYDMPETLSGGEQQRVAIARAIVREPYFLLADEPTGNLDPEVSTEIMQLLKRISGKGVTTLVVTHDYDIVSRVPSRTLMIKSGKIFDVVLKGN, from the coding sequence GTGGCAGCATTAATACGATTGCACAATGTTTCTTTGAAGCGCGGTAATAAGGTGATTTTTGATCACCTTGATTTTGAACTTGGCCGTGGTGAATTTGTTTACATCATCGGTGCCTCCGGGGCGGGAAAAAGTTCTTTTTTGAAACTTCTCTATGCAGAAACAAAACCCGATGAAGGAGAAATTCATGTTGGTAAATTTGAAATTTCAAAACTGAGAAAATCCGAAATCCCCTTTCTGCGTAGGAATTTGGGAATTGTGTTTCAAGAGTTTCGATTGCTTTTCGATCGAAACGTCTATGAAAATGTCGCTTTTGTTTTAGAGGTCACTGGAGTGGGGTCGAAAGATATTTCAAGAAAAGTGAATGAAGCGCTATCAGAAGTTGGTTTATTATCAAAAAAATATGATATGCCGGAAACACTTTCGGGCGGAGAGCAACAGCGTGTCGCAATTGCAAGGGCTATCGTTCGAGAACCCTATTTTCTTTTGGCTGATGAACCTACAGGAAATCTTGATCCGGAAGTCTCAACAGAGATTATGCAACTTCTTAAGCGTATTAGTGGAAAGGGTGTAACAACACTTGTTGTTACCCACGATTATGATATCGTGAGCCGTGTGCCTTCACGAACATTAATGATCAAATCAGGAAAAATTTTTGATGTGGTTTTAAAGGGTAATTGA
- a CDS encoding GNAT family N-acetyltransferase: MTTKHIDIAPVTPSNFEVFFSLIVSLANYEKLTPPDDSAKKRLKADAFSESPRYFSSLILFEQKPSGYIIYFETYSSFLAKPTLYLEDLFVLPEYRKLKLGLTAFQFLVKEAERRGCGRIEWQVLDWNQIAIDFYEKLGAKRMKEWYSYRLEENDLIRLEKELKSIL; this comes from the coding sequence ATGACGACTAAACACATAGACATTGCTCCTGTTACACCTTCAAACTTCGAAGTTTTTTTTTCGCTCATTGTTTCATTAGCAAATTATGAAAAGCTCACGCCTCCTGATGATTCAGCAAAAAAAAGATTAAAAGCTGATGCCTTTTCTGAAAGCCCCCGATACTTTTCTTCTCTTATACTTTTTGAACAAAAGCCTTCGGGTTACATCATTTATTTTGAAACCTATTCCAGTTTTTTAGCGAAACCGACGCTTTATTTAGAGGATTTATTTGTACTGCCGGAATATCGAAAATTGAAGTTGGGTCTTACTGCATTTCAGTTTTTAGTCAAAGAAGCAGAAAGAAGAGGATGCGGAAGAATTGAGTGGCAGGTTTTAGATTGGAATCAAATTGCTATAGATTTTTACGAAAAGCTTGGAGCCAAAAGAATGAAAGAATGGTATTCTTATCGGCTCGAAGAGAATGATTTGATACGCTTAGAGAAAGAATTGAAATCGATTTTATAA